The following is a genomic window from Salvelinus fontinalis isolate EN_2023a chromosome 11, ASM2944872v1, whole genome shotgun sequence.
GTCCCACCCCCCAGAGCCCAGGGACAGCGTCCGCATACGACCAGCGGGGGctctagagagagaaagggagacagatacATGTCCTGATTCCACAAAGACTGATATCCACTATATCAGCATTATATTGTTGATCCTGAATAAACAATCCATcaacaaattaaattaaattgtcTCGATTTGCAAAATAGGATCAACACAGATAGATTAGGATCCAGGATTAAAACAGATACATTAGGATCCAGGATCAACATAGATAGATTAGGATCCAGGATTAAAACAGATAGATTAGGATCCAGGATTAAAACAGATAGATTAGGATCCAGGATCAAAACAGATACATTaggatccaggatcaacacagataGATTAGGATCCAGGCTTAAAACAGATAGATTAGGATCCAGGATTAAAACAGATACATTAGGATCCAGGATTAAAACAGATAGATTaggatccaggatcaacacagataGATTaggatccaggatcaacacagataGATTAGGATCCAGGATTAACACAGATAGATTAGGATCCAGGATTAACACAGATAGATTAGGATTAAAACAGATAGATTAGGATCCAGGATTAAAACAGATAGATTgggatccaggatcaacacagataGATTaggatccaggatcaacacagataGATTAGGATCCAGGATTAACACAGATAGATTAGGATCCAGGATTAACACAGATAGATTAGGATTAAAACAGATAGATTaggatccaggatcaacacagataGATTAGGATCCAGGATTAACACAGATAGATTAGGATCCAGGATTAACACAGATAGATTAGGATCCAGGATTAAAACCGATACATTAGGATCCAGGATTAAAACAGATAGATTAGGATCCAGGATTAAAACAGATAGATTAGGATCCAGGATTAAAACAGATGAATTAGGATCCAGGATTAAAACAGATAGATTAGGATCCAGGATTAACACAGATAGATTAGGATCCAGGATTAAAACAGATAAATTAGGGTAATGAGGTGTACCTACCCATAGTTGTTGTGATAGATCTGGTCTCCTAGTCTGTTCGACCCAGATACACTGTAGCTtctctgtgagagacagagaaagagagggagagaggagagagaaagagatagaagggggagagagagggagagagaaagagagacatagagagagagagagaagggggagagagagggagagataaagagagacagagagagagagcgagatagaagggggagagagagggagagataaagagagacagaaagagagagatagaagggggagagagagggagagagaaagacagtgtgagagagagagagagagagggagaagggggagagagagggagagagagagagagagagagagagagagagagagagagagagagagagagagagagggagaagggggagagagagggagggagaaagcaaAAGACAGAGAACATTACTACAAAATGTCCAGCCATCACCCCAAGACCTGGGTAACTGGTCATGTGGACTTCTCAGCCAATCAATGATCAGATCAATTGTTCCTTCTCACCCTGTAGCCAATTAACTTTGACCCTGTGATGATGTCGTCTTCACTCACGCTGTGAATGTGTCCATTGGTCCTGTGGCCGTTGGTCCCATTGTGGGTGTGTCTGTCATCGTTGTGGGTGTGTCTGTCATTGTTGTGGGTGTGTCTGTCATCATTGTGGGTGTGTCTGTCATCGTTGTGGGTGTGTCTGTCATCGTTGTTGGTGTGTCTGTCATGGTTGTGGGTGTGTCTGTCATCATTGTGAATGTGTCTGTCATCGttgtgggtgtgtctgtctgtagccaCCAGTAGCTGCAGTTTTCTCTCTGCCCGGTCCGCCCGTTCCAGCAGAGCCTCTATAAAGACCTGCAGCTGCAGCTTagcctccgcctctctctctgctgtggctGTCAGGAACCGCTCAATATCACACACCTCCCTGTCATAAAAATACACAGAGGCACATGTTAACATCCACCCACACAGATCCTCTAGTGGGAACAATCACATGGAACATCCTCTAGTGGGAACAATCACATGGAACATCCTCTAGTGGGAACAATCACATGGAACATCCTCTAGTGGGAACAATCACATGGAACATCCTCTAGTGGGAACAATCACATGGAACATCCTCTAGTGGGAACAATCACATGGAACATCCTCTAGTGGGAACAATCACATGGAACATCCTCTAGTGGGAACAATCACATGGAACATCCTCTAGTGGTAACAATCACATGGAACATCCTCTAGTGGGAACAATCACATGGAACATCCTCTAGTGGGAACAATCACATGGAACATCCTCTAGTGGGAACTATCACATGGAACATCCTCTAGTGGGAACAATCACATGGAACATCCTCTAGTGGGAACAATAACATGGAACATCCTCTAGTGGGAACAATCACATGGAACATCCTCTAGTGGAAACAATCACATGGAACATCCTCTAGTGGGAACAATCACATGGAACATCCTCTAGTGGGAACAATCACATGGAACATCCTCTAGTGGGAACAATCACATTGAACATCCTCTAGTGGGAACAATCACATGGAACATCCTCTAGTGGGAACAATCACATGGAACATCCTCTAGTGGGAACAATCACATGGAACTTCCTCTAGTGGGAACAATCACATGGAACATCCTCTAGTGGGAACAATAACATGGAACATCCTCTAGTGGGAACAATCACATGGAACATCCTGTAGTGGGAACAATCACATGGAACATCCTCTAGTGGGAACAATCACATGGAACATCCTCTAGTGGGAACAATCACATGGAACATCCTCTAGTGGGAACAATCACATGGAACATCCTCTAGTGGGAACAATCACATGGAACATCCTCTAGTGGGAACAATCACATGGAACAAACTCTAGTGGGAACAATAACATAGAACATCCTCTAGTGGGAACAATCACATGGAACATCCTCTAGTGGGAACAATCACATGGAACATCCTCTAGTGGGAACAATAACATGGAACATCCTCTAGTGGGAACAATCACATGGAACATCCTCTAGTGGGAACAATCACATGGAACATCCTCTAGTGGGAACAATCACATGGAACATCCTCTAGTGGGAACAATCACATGGAACATCCTCTAGTGGGAACAATCACATGGAACATCCTCTAATGGGAACAATCACATGGAACATCCTCTAGCGGGAACAATCACATGGAACATCCTCTAGTGGGAACAATAACAGGGAACATCCTCTAGTGGGAACAATAACATGGAACATCCTCTAGTGGGAACAATCACATGGAACATCCTCTAGCGGGAACAATAACATGGAACATCCTCTAGTGGGAACAATCACATGGAACATCCTCTAGCGGGAATaatcagtatgccaattgcaagctccctcaaaactagagacatctgtggcattgtgttgtgtgacaaaaattcacattttagtgtctttttattttccccagcacaaggtgcacctgtgtaatgaccatgctatTTAATAATatccttgatatgccacacctgtcaggtggatggattatcttggcaaaggagatatGCTCACTAACGTGCATTTCTAACGTGATGGGTCATTTTCCTGAGGGGTTGGCATGTTTAGGGTTACGGTGATACGTCATATGATTGGGGGGTTGGCATGTTTTAGGATTAGGGTGATACTTCATATGATTGGGGGGTTGGCATGTTTTAGGATTAGGGTGATGGGTCATTTACCTGGGGGGTTGgcatgtttagggttagggtgatacgtCGTATCATTGGGGGGTTGGCATGTTTTCACAGTAacctgttgttttcggcgcaaatttgatttgatttgaggaagGTCTCTACACATGACCATGGACCACGGCAGGAAGGTCTCTACACCCGACCATGGACCATGGCAGGAAGGTCTCTACACCCGACCATGGACCACAGCAGGAAGGTCTCTACACCCGACCATGGACCATGGCAGGAAGGTCTCTACACCCGACCATGGACCATGGCAGGAAGGTCTCTACACCCGACCATGGACCATGGCAGGAAGGTCTCTACACCCGACCATGGACCATGGCAGGAAGGTCTCTACACCCGACGATGGACCATGGCAGGAAGGTCTCTACACCCGACCATGGACCAGAGCAGGAAGGTCTCTACACATTACCATGGACCATAGCAGGAAGGTCTCTACACCCGACCATGGACCATAGCAGGAAGGTCTCTACACCCGACCATGGACCATAGCAGGAAGGTCTCTACACCCGACCATGGACCAGAGCAGGAAGGTCTCTACACATGACCATGGACCATAGCAGGAAGGTCTCTACACCCGACCATGGACCATAGCAGGAAGGTCTCTACACCCGACCATGGACCATAGCAGGAAGGTCTCTACACCCGACCATGGACCATAGCAGGAAGGTCTCTACACCCGACCATGGACCATAGCAGGAAGGTCTCTACACATGACCATGGACCATAGCAGGAAGGTCTCTACACCCGACCATGGACCATAGCAGGAAGGTCTCTACACCCGACCATGGACCATAGCAGGAAGGTCATACTTGGATATGGTCGCATCAGGTTTACACTCAAAGGGAATTCCTCGTCTGCCAGGAAATACATATGGGCTTGGTGTTTGGGTCCCAGGTAAGACCTATGGGCTTGGTGTTTGGGTCCCAGGTAAGACCTATGGGCTTGGTGTTTGGGTCCCAGGTAAGACCTATGGGCTTGGTGTTTGGGTCCCAGGTAAGACCTATGGGCTTGGTGTTTGGGTCCCAGGTAAGACCTATGGGCTTGGTGTTTGGGTCCCAGGTAAGACCTATGGGCTTGGTGTTTGGGTCCCAGGTAAGAACTATGGGCTTGGTGTTTGGGTCCCAGGTAAGACCTATGGGCTAGGTGTTTGGGTCCCAGGTAAGACCTATGGGCTTGGTGTTTGGGTCCCAGGTAAGAACTATGGGCTTGGTGTTTGGGTCCCAGGTAAGACCTATGGGCTACACATACCATCATGCAACAGTAGACATGGGACTacacatacaacaatacaacattAGACATGGGAATACACATACCATCATGCACCAGTAGACATGGGACTACACATACCATCATGCAACAGTCGACATGGGACTACACATACCATCATGCAACAGTAGACGTGGGACTACACATACCATCATGCAACAGTAGACATGGGACTACACATATCATCAAGCAACAGTAGACATGGGACTACAGATACCACAATACAACATTAGACATGGGACTACACATACCATAATGCAACATTAACATGGGACTACACATACCATAATACAACAGTAGACATGGGACTACACATACCATCATGCAACAGTAGACATGGGACTACacatactacaatacaacattagaCATGGGACTACACATACTATAATACAACATTAGACATGGGACTACACATACCATCATGCAACAGTAGACATGGGACTACACATACCATCATTCAGCAGTAGACATGGGACTACACATACCACAATACAACAGTAGACATGGGACTACACATACCATCATGCAACAGTAGACATGGGACTACACATACCACAATACAACAGTAGACATGGGACTACACATACCTTAATGCAACGGTAGACATGGGACTACACATACCATCATGCAACAGTAGACATGGTACTACACATACCATCATGCAACAGTAGACATGGTACTACACATACCACAATACAACAGTAGACATGGGACTACACATACCTTAATGCAACAGTAGACATGGAACTACACATACCACAATACAACAGTAGACATGGGACTACACATATAATCATGCAACAGTAGACATGGGACTACACATACCATAATGCAACAGTAGACATGGGACTACACATATCTTAATGCAACAGTAGACATGGGACTACACATACCACAATACAACAGTAGACATGGGACTACACATACCACAATGCAACAGTAGACATGGGACTACACATACCTTAATGCAACGGTAGACATGGGACTACACATACCATCATGCAACATACCTGGGGGGTTGgcatgtttagggttagggtgatacgtCGTATCATTGGGGGGTTGGCATGTTTTCACAGTAacctgttgttttcggcgcaaatttgatttgatttgaggaagGTCTCTACACATGACCATGGACCACGGCAGGAAGGTCTCTACACCCGACCATGGACCATGGCAGGAAGGTCTCTACACCCGACCATGGACCACAGCAGGAAGGTCTCTACACCCGACCATGGACCATGGCAGGAAGGTCTCTACACCCGACCATGGACCATGGCAGGAAGGTCTCTACACCCGACCATGGACCATGGCAGGAAGGTCTCTACACCCGACCATGGACCATGGCAGGAAGGTCTCTACACCCGACGATGGACCATGGCAGGAAGGTCTCTACACCCGACCATGGACCAGAGCAGGAAGGTCTCTACACATTACCATGGACCATAGCAGGAAGGTCTCTACACCCGACCATGGACCATAGCAGGAAGGTCTCTACACCCGACCATGGACCATAGCAGGAAGGTCTCTACACCCGACCATGGACCAGAGCAGGAAGGTCTCTACACATGACCATGGACCATAGCAGGAAGGTCTCTACACCCGACCATGGACCATAGCAGGAAGGTCTCTACACCCGACCATGGACCATAGCAGGAAGGTCTCTACACCCGACCATGGACCATAGCAGGAAGGTCTCTACACCCGACCATGGACCATAGCAGGAAGGTCTCTACACATGACCATGGACCATAGCAGGAAGGTCTCTACACCCGACCATGGACCATAGCAGGAAGGTCTCTACACCCGACCATGGACCATAGCAGGAAGGTCATACTTGGATATGGTCGCATCAGGTTTACACTCAAAGGGAATTCCTCGTCTGCCAGGAAATACATATGGGCTTGGTGTTTGGGTCCCAGGTAAGACCTATGGGCTTGGTGTTTGGGTCCCAGGTAAGACCTATGGGCTTGGTGTTTGGGTCCCAGGTAAGACCTATGGGCTTGGTGTTTGGGTCCCAGGTAAGACCTATGGGCTTGGTGTTTGGGTCCCAGGTAAGACCTATGGGCTTGGTGTTTGGGTCCCAGGTAAGACCTATGGGCTTGGTGTTTGGGTCCCAGGTAAGAACTATGGGCTTGGTGTTTGGGTCCCAGGTAAGACCTATGGGCTAGGTGTTTGGGTCCCAGGTAAGACCTATGGGCTTGGTGTTTGGGTCCCAGGTAAGAACTATGGGCTTGGTGTTTGGGTCCCAGGTAAGACCTATGGGCTACACATACCATCATGCAACAGTAGACATGGGACTacacatacaacaatacaacattAGACATGGGAATACACATACCATCATGCACCAGTAGACATGGGACTACACATACCATCATGCAACAGTCGACATGGGACTACACATACCATCATGCAACAGTAGACGTGGGACTACACATACCATCATGCAACAGTAGACATGGGACTACACATATCATCAAGCAACAGTAGACATGGGACTACAGATACCACAATACAACATTAGACATGGGACTACACATACCATAATGCAACATTAACATGGGACTACACATACCATAATACAACAGTAGACATGGGACTACACATACCATCATGCAACAGTAGACATGGGACTACacatactacaatacaacattagaCATGGGACTACACATACTATAATACAACATTAGACATGGGACTACACATACCATCATGCAACAGTAGACATGGGACTACACATACCATCATTCAGCAGTAGACATGGGACTACACATACCACAATACAACAGTAGACATGGGACTACACATACCATCATGCAACAGTAGACATGGGACTACACATACCACAATACAACAGTAGACATGGGACTACACATACCTTAATGCAACGGTAGACATGGGACTACACATACCATCATGCAACAGTAGACATGGTACTACACATACCATCATGCAACAGTAGACATGGTACTACACATACCACAATACAACAGTAGACATGGGACTACACATACCTTAATGCAACAGTAGACATGGAACTACACATACCACAATACAACAGTAGACATGGGACTACACATATAATCATGCAACAGTAGACATGGGACTACACATACCATAATGCAACAGTAGACATGGGACTACACATATCTTAATGCAACAGTAGACATGGGACTACACATACCACAATACAACAGTAGACATGGGACTACACATACCACAATGCAACAGTAGACATGGGACTACACATACCTTAATACAACAGTAGACATGGGACTACACATACCATCATGCAACAGTAGACATGGGACTACACACACCTTAATACAACATTAGACATGGGACTACACACACCTTAATACAACATTAACATGGGACTACACATACCATCATGCAACAGTAGACATGGGACTACACATACCATCATGCAACAGTAGACATGGGACTACACATACCATCATGCAACAGTAGGCATGGGACTACACATACCACAATAGAACAGTAGACATGGGACTACACATACCACAATACAACAGTAGACATGGGACTACACATACCACAATACACCATTAGACATGGGACTACACATACCATAATGCAACAGTAGACACGGGACTACACATACCATCATGCAACAGTAGGCATGAGACTACacatactacaatacaacattagaCATGGGAATACACATACCATCATGCAACAGTAGACATGGGACTACACATACCATCATGCAACAGTAGACATGGGACTACACATACCATCATGCAACAGTAGACATGGGACTACACATACCATCATGCAACAGTAGACATGGGACTACACATATCATCATGCAACAGTAGACATGGTACTACGCATACCACAATACAACAGTAGACATGGGACTACACATACCATAATACAACAGTAGGTTTCTGCTTGACTTGTGTTGTATCATTCTTATGGCTGCCGTATGTAGACATTATGAAGCATTATAAACATGTTATGAAGAGTTATAATCACTCACTGCTGCTTGCGGCACAGCTCCTGCTCCTTCCCCTGCAGGTCTCTCTTCAGAGTGGCCATCATCTCCACGGAAACCGCCACCTGACGGGAGAGATGGGACGCCtggtcctccagctcctccttctccttctccagcCGTGCCGCATCCCGCCTCTCATGCTCTAACTCCGCCTCTCGACGCTCTAGCTCCGCTCTCAGACAGCCCACATGCTGGgacaccctctcctccacctcggcAAACGTCCTGGCGATACTCCGCTCCACCCCCAGCCTCTCGTCAAGCCCCAGCCCCAGAGTGAGGCTCTCGTCCAGGCAGAGCCCAAACTCCAGGCCCAGGCTTGGCCCCAGCCACCGGCGGCCTAGGCCTCTCAGCCCCAAATCAGGCAGGCTGTCTCCCCTACAGCCAGGCAGGACCAGGGCCGTGGTGCTGTGAGGAGGTgcagtagaggaggaggtagcTACAGTACCAGCAGAGCAACCAGGACCAGAAGACCCTCCTCCCAGGTCTCTCCTGGTCAACATCTCAATGAGTAGCTGAGTGGAGGCAGAGGAGGATGCTAGATCCAGGCAGGCCAGGGGGAAAGGGAGTCTCTCCCTCTGCGAGTCCAGGACGGGGTGCTCCGGCTGGGCCATGGCGTGGGGGAGGAGTGGGAGCAGGGTTCCTGGGCTGGAGCTCCTGGCGCGGGCCTGAGACAGAACCAAGAGGGTCTCGTAGGTGTGTCGGCTGACCAGGTGGGACCGGAGGGCAGGTACGCTGTCGAAGCGCTTGTCGTCTCCGCAGCGAGGGCAGAAGTACGGGAGGTCACATGATGCCATCGCTTCCGCCGGACTACCCTGGGCATCACCTCGAACAAACCCGGGGataagaggtcagaggtcaggggatAAAGTCAATCAGTGGTGTGTCCAGTGctctctactaaccctaacccctaaccctaaccctaaccctaaccctaaccctaaccctaacccctaacccccaaccctaaccctaaccctaaccctaacccctaacccctaaccctaaccctaaccctaactctaactctaaccctaaccctaactctaaccctaaccctaacccctaaccctaacccctaaccctaaccctaactctaaccctaactctaaccctaactctaaccctaactctaaccccaacccctaaccctaagcctaacccctaaccctaaccttacccctaacccctaacccctaaccctaaccttacccataaccctaacccctaaccctaacccctaacccctaacccctaaccctaacccctaaccctaacccctaacccctaaccctaaccttaaccttaaccttaacccctaaccctaaccctaacccctaacccctaaccctaaccttacccctaaccctaaccttacccctaaccctaaccctaaccctaacccctaaccctaacccctaacccctaaccctaacccctaaccctaacccctaaccctaaccctaacccctaaccctaaccttacccctaacccctaaccctaacccctaacctctaaccctaaccctaacccctaaccctaacccctaaccctaaccctaacccctaaccctaaccttacccctaaccctaaccttacccctaacccctaacccctaaccctaaccttacccctaacccctaaccccaaccccaacccctaaccctaaccctaacccctaacctgacccctaacccctaaccctaaccttacccctaacccctaaccctaactctaaccctaaccttacccctaacccctaaccctaacccctaaccctaaccttacccataacccctaacccctaacttgCAGAACAGAATACAGAGCATCAGGATCATGGCTAGGAAAAAAACTGTCTACTTTCATCGCTCTGTTTGTCTGTCAGATGACAACTCTGTCCTGTACAACCTAatgggaagggtgtgtgtgtgtgtgtgtgtgtgtgtgtgtgtgtgtgtgtgtgtgtgtgtgtgtgtgtgtgtgtgtgtgtgtgtgtgtgtgtgtgtgtgtgtgtgtgtgtgtgtgtgtgtgtgtgtgtgtgtgtgtgtgtgtgtgtgtgtgtgtgtgtgtgtgtgtgtgtgcgtgcgtgcgtgcgtttgtgtatACACATGAGAATCAGTTTCAGATGGggttcacagagagagagccctgtGTCCACTTTACATACATCATCTCTATAATCAATAATTCATGTCTGGAGTCTATTAACATCAGAACTGAATCCATATGTCCCTATACTATGTAGGTCACTCTCAAAACAATGTGAATCCATATGTCCCTATACTATATAGGTCACTCTCAAAACAATGTGTGTCATTAAAAATTCATTAAAATAAAGCACTCAGTGATTAACTACACCTCTCTCTTAACTTTGTCTCTCTCCAGAAAGAaacaggaaagagagaaagaacgagagggaGAGGATCAGACAGGGGAAGagcggagaggagggggaaggagagaggtcagagagaggaggagaggaggagaggaggagaagatggaggagagggaggtagaggtagagggaggagagggaggtagagggaggagaggaggagaagagggaggagagggaggtagaaggaggagagggaggtagatGGAAAAGAGGGacgtagagggaagagagggaggtagaaggaggagaggtggagaagagggaggagagggaggtagaaggaggagagggaggtagagggacgagagggaggtagagggaggagagggaggtagagggaagagagagaggtggagggaaaagagggaggtagagggaagagagagaggtggggggaagagagagaggtggggggaagagagggaggtagagggaggagagggaggtagagggaaaagagggaggtagagggaagagagggaggtagagggaggagagggaggtagagggaggagagggaggaagagggtggagagggaggtagaggggaaagagggaggaagagggaagagagggaggtagagggaggagagggtggtagatggaagacagggggtagaggatggagagggatgtagagggaagagaaggaggtagagggaagagaaggaggtagagggacGAGAGGGGGGTAGAGTGATGTGGAGACTGATCTGTATCAGGTAGAG
Proteins encoded in this region:
- the LOC129865995 gene encoding F-box only protein 41-like isoform X1, which translates into the protein MASCDLPYFCPRCGDDKRFDSVPALRSHLVSRHTYETLLVLSQARARSSSPGTLLPLLPHAMAQPEHPVLDSQRERLPFPLACLDLASSSASTQLLIEMLTRRDLGGGSSGPGCSAGTVATSSSTAPPHSTTALVLPGCRGDSLPDLGLRGLGRRWLGPSLGLEFGLCLDESLTLGLGLDERLGVERSIARTFAEVEERVSQHVGCLRAELERREAELEHERRDAARLEKEKEELEDQASHLSRQVAVSVEMMATLKRDLQGKEQELCRKQQEVCDIERFLTATAEREAEAKLQLQVFIEALLERADRAERKLQLLVATDRHTHNDDRHIHNDDRHTHNHDRHTNNDDRHTHNDDRHTHNDDRHTHNNDRHTHNDDRHTHNGTNGHRTNGHIHSVSEDDIITGSKLIGYRRSYSVSGSNRLGDQIYHNNYGAPAGRMRTLSLGSGGWDSDSVGGWATPLEAHYYHVPCSTREAGERREKGYRRTPEGRGGWGRTRWRAPPSTEEEEEEDDEEEDTWSEAWSTPETQRHAHIRLEHSPGSGVSSIRSSPCHRGYIALGAGTLRLRAGLFCVFPYLDVRTLLLAAEVCSDWRFVARHPAVWTRVRLENARVSAKFLVTMSQWCIQTHSLVLQNLKPRLRHRDERREDYDKTTRGCLEEGVEALLRSAGGSLMVLRVTHCPHVLTDRSLWLASCYCRNLQHLTYRSASDPMGHEVVWALGAGCRNMTSLQVAPLHPCKQPTRFSNRCLQTIGRCWPHLRVLSVGGAGCSIQGLSLLVRSCVGLQVLELERVTELGQEGAAELCREGLQNLETLLLTSTPVTPEALLHFNSACCNLRSIVVQIGIADHFEEPDSPEAKRQYNEMVNTLQALKKRPGLSEVLQIKADVFV
- the LOC129865995 gene encoding F-box only protein 41-like isoform X3, with protein sequence MASCDLPYFCPRCGDDKRFDSVPALRSHLVSRHTYETLLVLSQARARSSSPGTLLPLLPHAMAQPEHPVLDSQRERLPFPLACLDLASSSASTQLLIEMLTRRDLGGGSSGPGCSAGTVATSSSTAPPHSTTALVLPGCRGDSLPDLGLRGLGRRWLGPSLGLEFGLCLDESLTLGLGLDERLGVERSIARTFAEVEERVSQHVGCLRAELERREAELEHERRDAARLEKEKEELEDQASHLSRQVAVSVEMMATLKRDLQGKEQELCRKQQEVCDIERFLTATAEREAEAKLQLQVFIEALLERADRAERKLQLLVATDRHTHNDDRHIHNDDRHTHNHDRHTNNDDRHTHNDDRHTHNDDRHTHNNDRHTHNDDRHTHNGTNGHRTNGHIHSVSEDDIITGSKLIGYRRSYSVSGSNRLGDQIYHNNYGAPAGRMRTLSLGSGGWDSDSVGGWATPLEAHYYHVPCSTREAGERREKGYRRTPEGRGGWGRTRWRAPPSTEEEEEEDDEEEDTWSEAWSTPETQRHAHIRLEHSPGSGVSSIRSSPCHRGYIALGAGTLRLRAGLFCVFPYLDVRTLLLAAEVCSDWRFVARHPAVWTRVRLENARVSAKFLVTMSQWCIQTHSLVLQNLKPRLRHRDERREDYDKTTRGCLEEGVEALLRSAGGSLMVLRVTHCPHVLTDRSLWLASCYCRNLQHLTYRSASDPMGHEVVWALGAGCRNMTSLQVAPLHPCKQPTRFSNRCLQTIGRCWPHLRVLSVGGAGCSIQGLSLLGACCNLRSIVVQIGIADHFEEPDSPEAKRQYNEMVNTLQALKKRPGLSEVLQIKADVFV